A single region of the Branchiostoma lanceolatum isolate klBraLanc5 chromosome 1, klBraLanc5.hap2, whole genome shotgun sequence genome encodes:
- the LOC136441022 gene encoding potassium voltage-gated channel protein Shal-like produces the protein MYAVTYDSATMSRPKSLQLTPIRVRPRSFSKARIKPSKRLILNVGGTHYEVSKSLVDMYPDTLLGSREKECFYDDARKEYVFDRDPDIFRHILNYYRTGTLHYPENEGLVKYEEELSFFGLDSGDLEEMLGPCCREVYFDKKETLIKGNDQTDGDRSSNADRTRRERMWQSIENPGSDTCGTSFFYVMLFFITVSIASNVLETIYCRGVDREEWMYCGDRYPRSFYVVESACAILFTLEYIIRFYATPERWIFVKSPMSIIDILSILPFYIALCMPKDSEMNGLFVTLRVFRVFRVFKLTRSSTNLQLLGYTLKSCVRDLSFLLFALFMTVIVFSTIVFYAEKGSPTSHFTSIPATSWYIIVTMTTLGYGDMVARTTFGKVVTAFCCLSSVVLLTLPVTVIVSNFNNLHRPERLKGKFTEVPAIRRRMTKTPHESDMFESQHLHLLQSLDQVRDRSLGGVSFVYGRRNDDESGIEVLRAHSDSDSDDCDDECKSLKI, from the coding sequence ATGTATGCAGTCACGTACGATTCCGCAACCATGTCTCGGCCGAAGAGTTTGCAGCTGACGCCGATCCGCGTTCGGCCGAGATCGTTTTCCAAAGCAAGGATAAAACCATCCAAAAGGCTGATTCTAAACGTCGGTGGCACGCACTACGAAGTATCGAAGAGTCTGGTCGACATGTATCCGGACACGCTGTTGGGAAGTAGAGAGAAGGAATGTTTCTACGACGACGCACGGAAGGAGTACGTCTTTGACCGTGATCCAGACATCTTTCGTCACATCCTCAACTACTACCGGACAGGGACGCTGCACTATCCGGAAAACGAGGGACTTGTTAAGTACGAAGAGGAATTGTCCTTTTTTGGGCTTGACAGCGGGGATTTGGAGGAGATGCTCGGACCTTGTTGTCGAGAGGTTTATTTCGATAAGAAAGAAACGTTGATTAAAGGCAATGACCAGACCGACGGTGATCGCTCTTCAAACGCTGACAGAACGCGGAGAGAACGTATGTGGCAGTCTATTGAAAATCCAGGGAGTGACACTTGTGGAACATCATTCTTCTACGTCATGCTGTTTTTCATCACGGTATCTATAGCGTCGAATGTACTAGAGACAATATATTGCAGAGGCGTAGATAGGGAAGAATGGATGTACTGTGGAGATCGGTACCCTAGATCTTTTTATGTGGTGGAGTCCGCCTGTGCCATATTGTTCACGTTAGAGTACATCATTCGGTTCTACGCGACGCCGGAGCGATGGATATTCGTCAAAAGCCCGATGAGTATCATAGACATCCTGTctattttgcctttctacatcgcTCTCTGTATGCCAAAGGACAGCGAAATGAACGGCCTTTTCGTCACTCTTCGAGTCTTTCGGGTGTTTCGCGTTTTCAAACTAACGAGATCGTCTACAAACCTACAACTCCTTGGCTACACCTTAAAGTCATGCGTCCGAGACTTGAGTTTCTTGCTCTTTGCACTTTTCATGACGGTGATAGTGTTCTCTACCATTGTCTTCTACGCGGAGAAGGGCTCTCCGACAAGCCACTTCACATCAATTCCCGCGACATCTTGGTACATCATCGTGACCATGACGACGCTTGGTTACGGGGACATGGTCGCTCGGACTACCTTCGGGAAAGTGGTGACTGCGTTCTGTTGCCTCAGCTCGGTTGTACTCCTAACCCTCCCCGTCACGGTTATTGTTTCCAACTTCAACAACTTGCACCGACCCGAGAGACTCAAAGGCAAGTTCACTGAAGTTCCCGCGATACGAAGGCGTATGACCAAGACTCCGCACGAAAGTGACATGTTCGAATCCCAACACCTGCATCTTCTACAGTCATTGGATCAGGTTAGAGATAGAAGTTTGGGCGGTGTGTCCTTTGTCTATGGCCGCAGAAATGATGACGAAAGCGGTATTGAGGTACTGAGGGCTCACTCAGATAGTGATAGTGATGATTGTGATGACGAATGTAAAAGCCTGAAGATCTGA